Proteins from a single region of Streptomyces sp. Tu 3180:
- a CDS encoding RNA polymerase sigma factor, with protein sequence MGHGGEPRRAQAYDGELGAAVARAQKGDEAAFAAAYRLVQPGLLAYVRGLVGDDAEDVMSDAWLEIARDLGRFKGDGAGFRGWTATIARHRALDHLRRQRVRPRPSALEQDVLELPGPQSTHDQAMEAMSTEHALALVGELPRDQAEAVLLRVVVGLDGPAAARVLGKRPGAVRTAAYRGLKRLAKQLGVESVTDEAPRTLGEST encoded by the coding sequence TTGGGCCACGGAGGGGAACCCCGCCGCGCACAGGCGTACGACGGGGAGCTGGGCGCGGCCGTCGCGCGGGCCCAGAAAGGGGACGAGGCCGCCTTCGCCGCGGCCTACCGGCTCGTGCAGCCCGGACTGCTCGCCTACGTGCGCGGGCTGGTCGGGGACGACGCCGAGGACGTGATGTCCGACGCCTGGCTGGAGATAGCCCGCGACCTGGGACGGTTCAAGGGCGACGGGGCCGGGTTCCGGGGCTGGACGGCGACCATAGCCCGGCACCGGGCGCTGGACCACCTGCGCCGGCAGCGGGTGCGGCCCCGGCCGTCGGCCCTGGAGCAGGACGTACTGGAGCTGCCCGGTCCGCAGAGCACCCACGACCAGGCCATGGAGGCGATGTCCACCGAACACGCCCTGGCACTGGTCGGCGAGCTGCCGCGGGACCAGGCCGAGGCCGTGCTGCTGCGCGTGGTCGTCGGCCTCGACGGCCCCGCCGCCGCCCGCGTCCTCGGCAAGCGGCCGGGGGCGGTCCGGACGGCCGCGTACCGGGGTCTGAAGCGCCTGGCCAAACAGCTGGGCGTCGAAAGTGTGACGGATGAGGCGCCGCGGACGCTGGGTGAGTCGACATGA
- a CDS encoding RNA polymerase sigma factor — protein MLGDDAELTAAVRAAQDGDETAFRTVYRTVHPRLLGYVRTLVGEPDAEDVASEAWLQIARDLERFTGDADRFRGWAARIARNRALDHIRMRGRRPAIGGDETELTGRAAQSDTAGEAIEALATDGTFSLIGRLPQDQAEAVVLRVVVGLDAKTAAETLGKRPGAVRTAAHRGLKRLAELLGDDPEARPESAGVLDALPPQREPRRRTVTSASVTQMRARTQKDM, from the coding sequence GTGCTGGGGGACGACGCGGAGCTGACCGCCGCGGTGCGTGCGGCACAGGACGGGGACGAGACCGCGTTCCGGACCGTGTACCGCACCGTGCACCCGAGGTTGCTGGGGTACGTACGGACGCTCGTCGGCGAGCCCGACGCCGAGGACGTGGCGTCCGAGGCGTGGCTGCAGATCGCCCGTGACCTGGAGCGGTTCACCGGTGACGCGGACCGGTTCCGCGGCTGGGCCGCCCGGATCGCCCGCAACCGCGCGCTGGACCACATACGCATGCGCGGGCGCCGTCCCGCGATCGGCGGCGACGAGACCGAGCTCACCGGGCGGGCCGCCCAGTCCGACACCGCGGGCGAGGCCATCGAGGCGCTGGCCACCGACGGCACCTTCTCCCTCATCGGCCGGCTGCCGCAGGACCAGGCCGAGGCCGTCGTGCTGCGCGTGGTCGTGGGGCTCGACGCGAAGACCGCCGCCGAGACGCTGGGCAAGCGCCCGGGCGCCGTGCGCACGGCCGCGCACCGTGGCCTGAAACGGCTGGCCGAGCTGCTCGGTGACGATCCGGAGGCCCGTCCGGAATCCGCCGGGGTGCTCGACGCCCTTCCGCCCCAGAGAGAACCACGCCGTCGTACGGTGACGTCCGCGAGTGTGACGCAGATGCGAGCGCGGACGCAGAAGGACATGTGA
- a CDS encoding L,D-transpeptidase family protein, protein MAVLAGCTVQPAGTDGEGGPPVRVELPGGTPSAPRAPDGDGAHASGAGDDRSGTAPEQGSPRVLWSPGDSGRDVRELQARLRQVAWLLHGPTGTYDGPTEEAVRGFQGKRGLPRTGMTDSVTWRRLLGMTREPGRWELYLMGGQPADAPDARCRTGRVLCISKSSRTLRWMVDGRTVSMMPVRFGSEYTPTREGVFRVYWKSRHHVSTLYDSPMPYAMFFSGGQAVHFSADFAARGYAGSSHGCVNVRDEAAIARLYAQVRNGDRVVVHW, encoded by the coding sequence CTGGCGGTCCTGGCGGGCTGCACGGTGCAGCCCGCCGGCACGGACGGCGAAGGCGGGCCGCCGGTGCGCGTCGAACTGCCGGGCGGGACGCCGTCCGCGCCCCGTGCCCCGGACGGCGACGGCGCGCACGCGTCCGGGGCCGGTGACGACCGGTCCGGCACCGCGCCGGAGCAGGGGTCCCCCCGCGTGCTGTGGTCCCCCGGCGACTCCGGCCGCGACGTCCGCGAGCTCCAGGCCCGGCTGCGTCAGGTGGCCTGGCTCCTCCACGGCCCCACCGGGACGTACGACGGGCCGACGGAGGAGGCGGTGAGGGGCTTCCAGGGCAAGCGCGGGCTGCCGCGGACCGGCATGACCGACTCCGTCACCTGGCGGCGGCTGCTCGGGATGACCCGCGAGCCGGGCAGGTGGGAGCTGTACCTGATGGGCGGCCAGCCGGCCGACGCGCCCGACGCCCGCTGCCGGACCGGCCGGGTGCTGTGCATCAGCAAGTCGAGCCGCACCCTGCGCTGGATGGTCGACGGGCGGACGGTCTCGATGATGCCCGTCCGCTTCGGCTCGGAGTACACGCCGACCCGGGAGGGTGTCTTCCGCGTCTACTGGAAGTCCCGGCACCACGTGTCCACGCTCTACGACTCGCCCATGCCGTACGCCATGTTCTTCAGCGGCGGACAGGCCGTGCACTTCTCCGCCGACTTCGCCGCCCGCGGCTACGCCGGTTCCTCGCACGGCTGCGTCAACGTGCGGGACGAGGCGGCGATCGCCCGGCTGTACGCGCAGGTGCGCAACGGCGACAGGGTCGTCGTGCACTGGTGA